One Plasmodium cynomolgi strain B DNA, chromosome 12, whole genome shotgun sequence genomic region harbors:
- a CDS encoding valine-tRNA ligase (putative): MEGKNIKENLKSMKDAYDPKEVESKWYSFWEQNDYFKPKKELLGKKGQRTLHIGHTLTIAIQDSLVRYKRMKNLLTLYVPGTDHAGIATQTVVEKMLFKKEQKIRQDYGREEFVKKIYEWKDLHGNKINNQIRRIGASVDWSREYFTMNEKLSEAVKEAFIKFYDSGLIYRDNRLVAWCPHLKTALSDIEVNLEEIKKPTKIKIPSFHHLVEVGVLYKFFYQIKDSEEKIEVATTRIETMLGDVAVAVHPNDKRYAHLVGKEIIHPFIPDRKITVIKDSYVDMEYGTGAVKITPAHDKNDYEMMKRHNLKSINIFTRDGFINKNGGKLFEGLHRFECRFKIQEELKKLNLLSDKIPNSMSLPLCSRTNDIIEYMLIPQWYVNCSELAKQAINCVKEKELTIIPSQHVNTWFYWLENVRDWCISRQLWWGHRIPAYKIVKKGDPNLSGKSEGSGDNSNHLEEADPTLQEGEEKWVVGRSYEECMEKAKKMVPQNEQFELVQDEDVLDTWFSSALVPFSSLGWPEKTEDLEHFFPNSILETGQDILFFWVARMVMVSLHLMKTLPFKTIYLHAMIRDSKGEKMSKSKGNVVDPLDIIDGISLQGLNQKLYEGNLPEKEIKRALELQKKEFPKGIPECGTDALRFGLLTYLKQGRNVNLDINRIIGYRHFCNKLWNAVKFFLKTLPDNYDNTNVLLSQPDYVHSLQWEDKWILHRLNVYIKNANESFDTYNFSEAAFSAYNFWLYDLCDVYLELIKARLNVEPPESVKKEEVLSEGKREDAAAGESHVQDNTAISEGHPPPGSTALHANKTLHACLDYGLRLLHPISPFITEELYHKIAAEGYKFGSISVAPYPEYIPSWNDEKINSEMNKFMSIVKQFRSFISNLEIPPKTKLNCYIAAKNQEDECFILKVKNKIQTLAKLASLTVIKYNVEELSDDLTAEIKKCLKDIVANQFIIYVQSSEEYLKPLLTNMQSKNKKLQSSLDSYLKKTNDPNYAQKVPEQVRNLYAEKIEELNAQILAVSNIISEINECLKNA, translated from the exons atggaaggaaaaaacataaaagaaaatttgaagagcATGAAGGATGCATATGACCCGAAAGAGGTCGAATCCAAGTGGTACTCCTTCTGGGAGCAGAATGATTATTTCAAACCGAAAAAGGAGTTGCTAGGAAAGAAGGGGCAGA GGACGTTACACATAGGCCACACGTTAACCATAGCTATTCAAGATTCTCTAGTTCGATATAAgaggatgaaaaatttattaactcTCTACGTCCCAGGGACAGACCATGCAGGGATAGCAACGCAAACCgttgtagaaaaaatgctatttaagaaggagcagaagaTACGACAAGATTATGGAAGAGAAGagtttgtgaaaaaaatttacgaatgGAAGGATCTccatggaaataaaattaataaccaAATTAGGCGAATCGGTGCTTCTGTTGATTGGTCAAGGGAGTACTTCACCATGAACGAAAAATTGTCAGAAGCTGTGAAGGAAGCATTTATCAAATTTTATGATAGCGGATTGATTTACAGAGACAACCGATTGGTTGCCTGGTGCCCCCATTTAAAGACTGCTCTCTCAGATATCGAAGTAAATCTTGAAGAAATCAAAAAGccaacaaaaattaaaatcccCTCATTTCATCACTTGGTGGAAGTAGGcgtattatataaatttttttaccaaattAAGGATagcgaggaaaaaattgaagtgGCAACAACAAGGATTGAAACCATGTTGGGAGATGTTGCCGTAGCTGTCCACCCAAATGATAAGAGATATGCACACTTAGtgggaaaagaaattatacaCCCCTTCATTCCGGACAGAAAAATAACCGTCATTAAGGATTCCTATGTAGACATGGAATATGGTACTGGAGCTGTGAAAATAACACCAGCtcatgataaaaatgattacGAAATGATGAAGAGGCATAATTTGAAGtccataaatatatttacccGAGATGgatttattaacaaaaatggagggaaatTATTTGAAGGTCTCCACCGATTTGAATGTAGGTTTAAAATTCAGGAAgaattaaagaaattaaatttacTATCTGATAAGATTCCTAACTCCATGTCTCTTCCCTTGTGTTCCAGAACGAATGATATCATCGAGTATATGCTCATACCACAGTGGTACGTAAACTGTAGTGAGCTAGCCAAACAAGCTATTAACTGTGTGAAGGAGAAAGAGCTTACAATTATTCCCTCACAACATGTGAACACCTGGTTTTATTGGCTAGAAAATGTTCGCGATTGGTGCATATCGAGACAGTTGTGGTGGGGGCATCGAATTCCAGCCTacaaaattgtcaaaaagggggatccAAATTTAAGCGGCAAATCAGAGGGGAGTGGTGATAATTCCAATCATTTAGAAGAGGCAGACCCCACTTtgcaggaaggagaagaaaaatgggttGTTGGTAGATCCTACGAAGAATGCATGGAAAAGGCCAAGAAGATGGTACCCCAAAATGAACAGTTTGAGTTGGTACAGGATGAAGATGTACTAGACACGTGGTTTTCTTCCGCCCTTGTTCCATTTAGTTCTTTAGGGTGGccagaaaaaacagaagatCTCGAACACTTTTTCCCAAACAGTATTTTAGAGACGGGTCAagatattctttttttctgggtAGCTAGAATGGTAATGGTTTCGCTACACCTTATGAAGACACTCCCTTTTAAGACTATCTACCTACATGCCATGATTAGGGACtcgaaaggagaaaagatGAGTAAAAGCAAAGGCAACGTTGTGGACCCCTTGGATATAATCGATGGAATTAGTCTACAAGGactaaatcaaaaattgtatgaagGAAATTTAcctgaaaaagaaatcaaaaGAGCATTAGAattacagaaaaaggaatttccAAAGGGAATCCCAGAATGTGGAACCGATGCACTAAGATTTGGTCTCCTAACATATCTCAAGCAGGGAAGAAATGTGAACCTTGACATTAACAGAATAATTGGGTATagacatttttgtaataaattatgGAATGCTGTTAAGTTCTTTTTGAAAACATTACCTGATAATTACGACAATACTAACGTCCTTCTATCCCAACCGGATTATGTACATTCCTTGCAATGGGAAGATAAATGGATTCTCCACCGGttaaatgtgtatataaaaaatgccaatGAAAGCTTTGATACGTATAACTTTTCCGAGGCAGCATTTTCTGCATACAACTTTTGGCTGTACGATTTGTGCGATGTGTATTTGGAGCTTATCAAGGCCCGTCTCAATGTGGAGCCCCCCGAATCagtgaagaaggaagaagtgcttagtgaggggaaaagggaagatgCCGCAGCGGGGGAGAGTCACGTTCAGGACAACACTGCCATCAGCGAGGGGCATCCTCCCCCCGGTTCAACAGCACTGCATGCTAACAAAACGCTGCACGCATGTCTGGATTATGGACTGAGACTTCTGCACCCCATTTCGCCTTTCATAACGGAAGAGCTGTACCACAAGATCGCAGCAGAGGGATACAAATTTGGATCCATTTCTGTAGCCCCGTACCCAGAATACATACCTTCTTggaatgatgaaaaaattaactcagaaatgaacaaatttatgAGCATTGTTAAACAGTTCAGGTCGTTTATTTCTAATTTGGAAATTCCTCCGAAGACAAAACTCAATTGCTACATTGCTGCGAAGAATCAGGAAGACGAATGTTTTATcttaaaggtaaaaaataaaatacagacATTGGCCAAATTGGCTAGCCTTACTGTCATTAAGTACAACGTGGAGGAGCTTTCCGATGATCTCACTgctgaaataaaaaaatgcctgaAGGATATTGTTGCCAACCAGTTTATTATTTACGTGCAGTCGAGCGAGGAGTACCTCAAACCGCTACTGACGAATATGCAAAGCAAGAATAAAAAGCTTCAGAGTTCTCTAGATTcctatttgaaaaaaaccAATGATCCGAACTATGCGCAAAAAGtacctgaacaggtcagaaATTTGTACGCGGAAAAAATCGAGGAGCTGAACGCGCAAATTTTGGCCGTGTCAAACATCATTTCGGAGATTAACGAGTGCTTAAAAAATGCGTAA
- a CDS encoding hypothetical protein (putative): MEKDSYSKRHVKKIDNARYTHMINNGNIKNEMEQFCKFFQYDNNNNSFLCNDYCEYMNNFFANEAQMYFGAKFHFDSFDKFTNLPVLTPICKLSNFKKIKREYFAKGEKNRYGKNALFKKIIKNHLHFVEKYTRKLGTSPREEFAKFRKRDRRGENGFPIKSKSVLRKYFNIGGENSRTGKNSQNRGNVVKPNHNDGPQKKKILHRDPQMSRDEKGKFLKRINLHFSNCESSDIDFFFSPDDAKGVNGLFLLRKRQTDQLEEDRDDKSTKSEGVYRNAQFVPQDQRVQIVSYDDMEFYKLMRKRLRDKYKNEAGFSTTSRGKTNDKQEGEQIEPKVYTLLSPKKVQTHLERNNVAQNGNGQLFVNLGRVKYKCLNKYHSLWDHQNGFYHGLGENNTIGMAKPHYAGTAGGTTKWCCCSDSDVSFSNLQKICGRYFSEGGTPNGMNSSQMGYSNGNDPLYGKVTNGHGDGNENGHENGNKFYITSSTTCTSASKSEANPIDDISNDERKDGSVSSEQCIKMYEEGNMEKRNNDHTNEQANVQVNDQANDRTNDIHDVGTHFFVNNLVQPPPMGESGQGDIRWQSKLSEKVPKIHFKHAQVEEDKLNIYHNERLCSVSWDYQRGRSSNLGDRRVVSPHGSFLSPCGVRVHHPERSYVSVTHSQCNCDPFESLLKKSLNEEENKMENNPHEGRGTLGEEIPSDGFDQEKLSCKNGKIRRGTNPIILETPQLENKQKFALKPKVYWSKRRPFWEEKNLKGGITKKKKKEMSNGINTNYHHCGKGSLKNVKDDYAHSEKNVLAFNRGEIHTGCGFTEGEKQPLRSFSFTSDSTCTLRSTPMHKRTLTNELFSPRERRIIRSSGNIQKRSYTTSCINETHILTSRKNLSANIVSLVDANKYDSMRSISGQSCMASSRESSTRLSSNRTRVGRPRRGERDTRGLRTSHSYDGSPLNVDLLPPTIVENDSHMENGSNEICSNRSENKTKLKSIYTKRVVDKKEEPFIHTKGTTTWGKQHGMVPSVNDNSLYDNLLTRGGSRNGVAISVGVLNEKSQLGTSLKDDSTPSDHKERCCYADGRLDYSRKAKDHPSSRKRCTRVADLEQVNKKTLCVEGGTGGQQSGEQQNGGQKSGGQQSGGSYDQVEGLKLGKNNQSGTSPKKIESMNKSDYYHLGRDLDMDNLTSRTNFPVDFFNMNERRDTKDVIAATGRKNPPPTSLHIQKFEYSFPNENNCEAVPTQDDGHCNDELPNSLNNPPPEGVKNSTRESFPKKSSQNSYLIEWYPGFDIPIGTYGRAILRKALHQKRMTDVKMCDELLSSNGLFPTSRSTFGDMKIRDLYRAAHILGVWNVAEKYCLLACERNGYKREWIAMLKRSGVKITIKALKELRSRGVQPGGPMLEAPSGIRKKVSHSPNCSHDDKAGTTPRDCLHNPKCKRGNQTSYHIDEQQTHLSTVEPKKVDTKRIPNQLNCTLPRNTLPRNTLPRNTRPSEHMGASNEAHLRMLKKNQVGITNDGNYQNGSGRVGKTDLDFADTHKGKFPSPPHISNTNVLGYTTTSNHMSVASTSNSLSTIQFGYSTQKRFSNMVVGPIGRTLSDDPEISNEMIVENSNRLQNTCHFFDTNFLHARRKLIHENWNCSGTASLGDTDHTAGITVRGDNKLHSGNITVMGDLSTYEGMRKEHALEMGMLSDLFHMGGTSDSFQFWSNSKNGSRFVDEYM; encoded by the exons TGAAGCTCAAATGTATTTTGGTGCAAAATTTCACTTTGACTCATTCGATAAGTTTACAAATTTACCTGTACTTACCCCAATTTGCAAATTatccaattttaaaaaaattaaaagggaaTATTTTGccaaaggagagaaaaaccgatatggcaaaaatgctctttttaaaaaaattataaaaaatcatCTACACTTCGTTGAGAAGTACACACGCAAGTTGGGGACTTCACCCAGAGAGGAGTTCGCTAAGTTTCGCAAAAGAGATAGAAGAGGCGAAAATGGCTTTCCCATTAAGTCTAAAAGTGTTCTCCGCAAATACTTCAACATTGGAGGGGAGAATTCCAggacaggaaaaaattcccaaaaCAGGGGAAATGTTGTTAAACCCAACCACAATGATG gtccccaaaaaaaaaaaattctgcacCGGGATCCCCAAATGTCAAGAgacgaaaaggggaaattcttaaaaaggataaactTACATTTCAGTAATTGTGAGAGCAGTGACatagacttttttttctccccagaTGATGCGAAAGGGGTTAACggacttttccttttgcgaAAAAGACAAACTGATCAGTTGGAAGAAGACCGAGATGACAAGTCAACAAAATCGGAAGGTGTTTACAGGAATGCACAGTTTGTTCCACAAGACCAAAGGGTTCAAATTGTGTCATATGACGATATGGAGTTTTACAAACTAATGAGAAAAAGGCTGAGGGAtaagtacaaaaatgaagcggGCTTCTCAACAACCAGCC ggggaaaaacgaatGATAAACAGGAAGGAGAACAAATTGAACCCAAAGTGTACACACTTCTTTCCCCTAAAAAGGTACAGACACACCTCGAAAGAAATAACGtcgcacaaaatggcaacGGCCAACTCTTTGTCAATTTGGGTAGGGTCAAATATAAGTGCCTCAATAAATACCACTCACTTTGGGATCACCAAAATGGATTTTATCACGGCCTCGGAGAGAACAACACGATAGGGATGGCGAAACCGCATTATGCTGGCACAGCAGGGGGGACTACGAAATGGTGTTGCTGCAGCGATAGCGATGTGAGTTTTAgcaatttgcaaaaaatttgtggACGGTATTTTTCCGAAGGGGGAACCCCAAATGGTATGAACTCATCCCAAATGGGTTATTCTAATGGTAATGATCCCCTTTATGGAAAAGTAACAAACGGGCACGGGGATGGGAACGAAAATGGGCACGAGAATGGGAACAAGTTTTACATAACAAGCAGCACCACGTGCACGAGCGCATCCAAGTCCGAGGCTAACCCCATTGATGATATTTCTAATGACGAGCGTAAAGACGGTTCCGTCTCATCGGAGcaatgcataaaaatgtacgaGGAAGGAAATATGGAGAAGAGAAATAATGACCACACGAATGAGCAGGCGAATGTCCAGGTGAATGACCAGGCGAATGACCGTACAAATGACATCCACGATGTGGGCACCCACTTCTTTGTGAACAACCTGGTACAACCTCCACCCATGGGAGAATCCGGACAAGGGGACATACGTTGGCAATCCAAGTTGAGTGAAAAGGTTCCAAAGATCCATTTTAAGCATGCACAGGTAGAGGAAGACAAATTGAATATTTACCATAACGAACGGTTATGCAGCGTGTCCTGGGATTACCAACGTGGACGTAGTAGCAACTTAGGTGATAGGAGGGTGGTTTCCCCCCATGGCAGTTTTTTATCACCCTGTGGTGTGCGTGTACACCATCCGGAACGAAGTTATGTAAGTGTAACTCATTCGCAATGTAATTGCGACCCGTTTGAATCGCTTCTTAAGAAGTCActaaatgaagaagaaaacaaaatggagaataaTCCCCATGAGGGAAGAGGCACACTGGGGGAAGAAATACCAAGTGACGGATTCGATCAGGAAAAACTttcatgcaaaaatggaaaaataagaagagGAACAAATCCCATCATTTTGGAAACTCCTCAGTTggagaacaaacaaaaatttgcacttAAACCGAAAGTCTACTGGAGCAAAAGGAGGCCCttttgggaagaaaaaaatctcaaGGGaggaataacaaaaaaaaagaaaaaagaaatgagtAACGGGATAAACACAAATTATCACCATTGTGGAAAGGGCTCACTAAAGAATGTGAAAGACGATTATGCCCATTCCGAGAAAAACGTTTTAGCCTTCAACAGGGGGGAGATCCATACCGGTTGTGGATTTACAGAGGGTGAAAAACAACCACTTAGGAGCTTTTCCTTTACTAGTGACTCGACATGTACATTGAGGAGTACCCCTATGCACAAAAGGACGCTCACAAATGAGCTGTTTTCCCCTCGGGAAAGACGCATAATACGCAGTAGTGGAAATATACAGAAGAGAAGTTACACTACTTCCTGCATAAACGAAACACACATATTAacaagtagaaaaaatttatctgCAAACATTGTGTCCTTAGTTGatgcaaataaatatgaCAGCATGAGGAGTATAAGTGGACAATCCTGTATGGCTTCGAGTAGGGAGTCCTCCACTAGGTTGTCTTCTAACCGCACTCGTGTTGGCAGGCCAAGACGAGGGGAACGAGACACAAGGGGACTGCGGACGAGCCACTCATATGATGGGAGCCCTCTTAATGTGGATCTTCTACCCCCCACCATTGTGGAGAACGACTCACACATGGAAAATGGATCAAACGAAATATGCAGTAACAGAAGTgagaacaaaacaaagcTGAAAAGTATTTACACGAAAAGGGTAGtggacaaaaaggaggagccATTTATACACACGAAAGGAACAACTACTTGGGGGAAACAACATGGGATGGTACCATCAGTGAATGATAACTCTTTATATGATAATCTACTAACCAG ggggggaagcagaaaCGGAGTTGCCATTTCGGTTGGAGTTTTAAATGAGAAATCTCAATTGGGAACGTCTCTTAAGGATGACTCCACTCCGAGTGATCACAAAGAACGTTGCTGCTATGCTGATGGTAGATTAGACTACTCACGCAAGGCGAAGGACCACCCCAGCTCGAGAAAGCGCTGCACCCGTGTAGCCGATTTGGAgcaagtaaataaaaagacaCTGTGTGTGGAAGGAGGAACTGGGGGGCAGCAAAGTGgggagcagcaaaatggggggcaGAAAAGTGGGGGGCAGCAAAGTGGGGGAAGTTACGACCAAGTGGAGGGAttaaaattgggaaaaaataaccagAGTGGTACTAGTCCTAAAAAAATCGAATCGATGAACAAAAGTGATTATTACCATTTAGGGAGAGACCTTGACATGGATAATTTAACAAGTAGGACAAATTTTCCTGTCGATTTTTTCAACATGAATGAGAGAAGAGACACCAAGGATGTAATTGCTGCTACTGGAAGAAAGAATCCACCTCCTACCTCCCTGCACattcaaaaatttgaatattcTTTCCCAAATGAGAACAACTGTGAAGCAGTCCCGACGCAGGATGATGGTCACTGTAATGACGAACTGCCCAACAGCTTGAACAATCCACCTCCTGAAGGTGTAAAGAATAGTACGAGAGAATCCTTCCCGAAAAAATCCTCCCAAAATAGCTATCTGATCGAGTGGTACCCAGGGTTTGATATCCCTATAGGAACCTATGGGAGGGCCATATTGCGAAAAGCATTACACCAAAAAAGAATGACAGATGTGAAAATGTGTGACGAACTTTTATCATCTAATGGGTTGTTCCCTACTTCTAGATCGACTTTTGGAGACATGAAAATAAGGGACCTTTACAGAGCTGCCCACATTTTAGGAGTATGGAATGTGGCGGAAAAATATTGTCTTCTGGCATGTGAACGGAATGGGTATAAAAGGGAATGGATTGCTATGCTGAAAAGGAGCGGAGTTAAGATTACCATCAAGGCACTCAAAGAATTGAGGAGCAG AGGTGTGCAACCGGGGGGACCCATGTTAGAGGCACCTTCCGGCATCCGAAAAAAAGTTTCTCATAGCCCAAATTGCTCACATGATGATAAAGCAGGCACTACACCAAGGGACTGTCTCCACAACCCGAAATGTAAGAGGGGAAATCAAACATCCTACCACATAGATGAACAGCAGACCCACCTCTCCACAGTAGAACCCAAAAAGGTAGACACTAAAAGAATCCCCAACCAGCTAAATTGCACACTTCCAAGGAACACACTTCCAAGGAACACACTTCCAAGGAACACTCGTCCTAGTGAACACATGGGCGCATCTAATGAAGCACACCTCCGaatgttaaagaaaaatcagGTTGGAATTACGAATGATGGAAATTACCAAAATGGTAGTGGTAGGGTCGGAAAAACAGACTTAGACTTCGCAGATACGCATAAGGGTAAGTTCCCTTCACCCCCCCACATAAGTAACACCAATGTTTTAGGTTATACAACTACTTCCAATCACATGAGCGTGGCTAGTACGAGTAACTCACTAAGTACAATTCAGTTTGGATACTCAACACAAAAAAGATTTTCCAACATGGTAGTAGGACCTATAGGTAGAACCCTGTCGGATGATCCTGAAATTTCAAATGAGATGATTGTGGAGAATTCCAACCGGCTCCAAAACACGTGCCACTTTTTTGATACAAATTTTCTGCATGCAAGGAGAAAACTTATTCATGAAAACTGGAACTGTAGTGGCACGGCATCACTGGGAGATACTGACCACACTGCAGGAATAACAGTTAGGGGAGACAATAAACTTCATTCTGGGAACATTACAGTAATGGGAGACCTCTCTACGTACGAAGGTATGCGGAAGGAGCATGCTTTAGAAATGGGAATGCTCAGTGATCTGTTCCACATGGGGGGCACCTCCGATTCGTTTCAGTTTTGGAGCAACTCAAAAAATGGCAGTCGCTTCGTTGACGAGTATATGTAG